In Beijerinckiaceae bacterium, the sequence CTTGACAGTTGAAGGCCGACTCCCTAAGTACGGAGCGCCCACTTGGCACTCGCATTTGGCGAGTGCTAACAGGGTGCAGTTTCAATTCAGCCGCATTGTCGCGAGGGGCCTCTTGGGCGCCTCCTGCGGCGCATCAAGGAACCAAGAGACATGAGCTTTCGTCCTTTGCACGACCGCGTCGTGGTCAAACGTCTCGAAGGTGAGGAAAAGACTAAGGGCGGGATCATCATTCCCGACACCGCCAAGGAGAAGCCGCAGGAAGGCGAGATCGTCGCCGTGGGGCCCGGCGGTCGCGATGAAAACGGCAAGCTTACCCCCCTCGACGTCAAGACCGGAGACAAGATCCTGTTCGGCAAATGGTCGGGCACCGAGGTCAAGATCGATGGTCAGGATCTCCTCATCATGAAGGAGAGCGACATTCTGGGCGTCGTCGCCTGAGCCCGGCTAAAGCCGTTCACCCAATAATTTATGAATTCGGTTCAGGAGTTTGAACATGGCAGCCAAAGATGTCCGTTTCTCGTCCGATGCCCGCGACCGCATGTTGCGGGGCGTCGAAATCCTTGCCAACGCGGTTAAGGTCACCCTCGGTCCCAAGGGCCGCAACGTCGTTATCGAAAAGTCCTTCGGCGCTCCCCGGATCACCAAGGACGGTGTCGCGGTGGCAAAGGAAATCGAACTCGCCGACAAGTTCGAGAATCTCGGCGCCCAGCTGATTCGCGAAGTCGCTTCCAAGCAAAATGATGCGGCCGGCGACGGAACCACCACGGCAACCATCCTTGCCGCTTCGATCGTCAGGGAAGGCACCAAGGCGGTTGCAGCTGGCCTCAATCCAATGGATCTGAAGCGCGGCATCGACCTTGCGGTTGACGCGGTGGTCGCTGATCTGAAGGCCAATTCAAAGAAGGTCACGTCGAACGACGAAATCGCCCAGGTCGGCACGATTTCCGCCAATGGCGACAAGTCGGTCGGCGAAATGATTTCGACCGCAATGCAGAAGGTCGGCAACGAGGGCGTCATCACGGTTGAAGAGGCAAAGAGCCTTGAGACCGAGC encodes:
- a CDS encoding co-chaperone GroES, encoding MSFRPLHDRVVVKRLEGEEKTKGGIIIPDTAKEKPQEGEIVAVGPGGRDENGKLTPLDVKTGDKILFGKWSGTEVKIDGQDLLIMKESDILGVVA